ATCaaacatcacagaaaaaaaaaagaatattaaagtgtttcaggaaaataataaaatatatctaaaaggGAACAGTTGCATGTCTACCTCTTGTTACAGTGTATAACAACATCTCTAAACATAAATAGTGAGCTTTTTTACAATGCTGATGTTGACTTTGTGTTTTATGTTATGCTTGTCTACAAATGAATGTCCACAAGGTGGAGCATAATGCTGCAAACGTGTCTGAGGCTGCTGTAAGCACTGCGCCGGTGCCCTGTACCACTAAGGTTTTAAATGACCTTTTACTTGAGTTATGATATCTATACCTAtttaaaaagtatgaatgatttaaatattttttgggggTTATGAAATACAATTACGAATACACAATTAAGAAAAAGCAACCAAGTGTTGGATTTTGTTATTATCTATTTTTCACACTCGTTATTCTTATTTCCCTTTTTGACTTGTATTCACCTAGAAATTGCTAATAATTTTGAAGaaggattgattttttttttttcaaaaaatacttGATTAAATAATTGCATACAGTGTAGCAACTGTAAGACATAATTTCGGAGTAGATTTTGTATCTGTGTTTGTAAGATACCTTTCTTGCTGACATGTTGAACAGCTGCAATAATGTGATACAGTGTTCAATTGTTGGGAAAAATCCATAAATACACTCTGAAGCACTTGTATAAAAATAGAAGTCTGAAAGAGACTGTCTAACCTATATACACACTCATATAAGATGTGGGCAAATGCTTCAGGCTTCTCTGGTTGGTGAAAGCAGACATCAGTCCTTTCACTCCGCGTCAGGATTGGCAGATTGAGAAGGCTTATCCCGGTTTACAGGTCTGTACCTTAAGTTTATTTGCCCGGCTACACATTACAAGTCCTGCCCATTGCTCCCACTGTCTGAGGCTGCGCGCGCAGTGGGATGCAGAAGGAGTGGCGGAGAGAGCGCGTGTGACTGAGGCGAGCATCGATTATTATATAGGTACGGTAACCTAATCAACTCAACTGCTGTTTTCCCCACTGTATACCCAGTGGTCACACGAAACATAAATGGACGTAAACCTGTGACTCTAAAGTCGCAGCTCCCCGAGGCACTCAACGGGACGAAAGGCGAGACAGCGCATTCCGAAGGGCCGGTGGGTGTTGGTCGTCAGTGGAAAAGATGGGCACGGTTCTCTCGATTTCTCCCACGTCCAGAAAAGGAGGGATTCTGGATGAGAAGACGGATGGAGCTAGCGGCAAAACAGAGAAGAGTCTCAAGCGCCATTCGGTGCTATTATCAGCTCTGACGTGGAAGCGGTTAGTCGCTGCCTCGGCCAAGAAGAAGAGTGCCAAGAAGGTGAACCCGAACCCACCCGTTTCTCAGATCAATAACCCTGTTGACCAGCTAAACACCGACAATCTTAAGAAGTCTCAATCAGGCTCGGAGCGCAAGACGAAGCCTGGGCCACTTGCAGTGCCAGTCCCTACAGTACCGGATAAAAGCCTTCGATCCAATCAAACCCAAAATGCATCACAGAACGGAAAGCAGCTCCTGTCGGTCCAGCGGCAACCGAGCAGTCGCTCCATCATATCGCCTAGACGAGTCATCGTGCAAGCCTCCACAGGAGAGCTCCTTCGCTGCCTGAGCGAGTTCATGTGCAGAAGGTGCTACAAACTCAAAGAGCTGAGCCCAAATGAGATCATCCTGTGGTTCCGAAACGTCGACCGATCACTGCTCATCCAAGGCTGGCAAGACCAGGGTTTCATTACTCCTGCCAACATGGTGTTCGTCTACCTGCTCTGCCGGGAGGCGGTGACCGAGGATATTTCCAGCGAGTACGAGCTGCAGGCCACTTTTCTAACCTGCCTCTACCTGGCTTACTCTTACATGGGCAACGAGATATCGTACCCGCTCAAGCCCTTCCTGGTGGAAACCAACAAAGAGGTGTTCTGGGAGCGCTCCCTGCGGATCATTGACAAAATGAGTGCCAAAATGCTGCAGATCAACTCCGACCCGCATTTCTTCACCGAGGTCTTCCAAGACCTCAAGAACGAGGGTGGCTCGAGCGATACGAACGGAAGATGGAATAATAACCTGGACCGCTAAGTTTGTCTCGTGTTAAAGGGAGAGAGAAACTCTCCGATACCTCTGCAAACCCTTCCTTCAAGGGTGAAATGAATGTAAGGCCCGACTGCTGAAGGTGTGAAGAGTGTTTCACTCTATTACTGGTTTATGGAAACGGACAGGGGGATTTTGCCTCACCTCCATGAGAGGAGGTTTACGTTAATACATGTGTAAAATACAACCTTCATGACCCAGTGAATGTCACGAGCGCGATCTGGGGTTTCGTCATAGTTTACTTAATGCATGCTTAAAGTATTCTACTCGTATCATCATTGTggtttttgaagaagaagaaacaaaataacaatatCTGGTGCCGAGCTAAAGTGAGAGATGTAAATTATTAGCCTGTGCGTCAGTGTTGGGATCTTATTTTTCTATTAGTTTCAGAAACGATGTTGTCATCGACGCTGAGCTGTCCGGGGTGCTGGCCTGCAACAGACACTCTCCTCTTGTCTCCTGTGGCGCCTGATGCTATCTATATGAACGCTGAATGTACTGTTTTACAACAAAACGATTCTCTACAGTCATATGTGCCAATTGTCATAGTATAAAAcgtaatgttttatattgtatatttgaaaatatatgaatacaaataCCCCCAGACTCTGCCACTTCTTTATTGTTTTGACAATGAAAAGGGGACAGTCGTCGATACAGCGGTTCGTGATTGAAGTGTCCTTGTTGCTGCGTTTTTCATCTAAGCACAAAATAATCAAGGTTTTGCTGACATTGGCTGGCGCTTGCATAATATCGCATGCAGATAAAGACCTGGCTAATCTGATTTAACAATAAATGATTTGCTGCTGCTCATCAATATTTTAACAAACTCGACCATTTGTAAAATCTGCAGTGAAATCACGCATGAGAACGAGCAACAGTGCAGAGATAGTGTCTACGTCATTCCTGTGCAGGCAAATGACCGCATATGCTTGAAGATAATCAGTCGGATAAGCAGCGCGGTAACAACATAAATGCAGTGACTGGATTCACCGGATGCTTTTCAGTTTATGTATAGCTGTgcaaaatgttttatgttaattCAGGACAACATACACCTACTAAATTTAATCAATCGTTCGTGActtctgtgtaaaaatatatgtGTCGGGTCATTTTTAATCATGGCTTGTTGCTAGCCATGGTGCTGAAACTCTCCTTTAGTTCCTGCGTTAGTTTCGTTAATAGGCTCATATGGGTTGTTTATCTATGGAAACTAAGTCTAAAGTTGACTTAATATGGGGGGACcctgaactttacttaagtaatcAAATTGTTAGTTTCGTAATAGGATTAAAGTCGggatttaaatatgtattttaatattatatgatcCTATGCAGACcataaaaatgaatgtgttttgaaacattttaacatgtttatatgtgtgtgtggtatatatatatatatatatatatatatatatatatatatatatatatatatatatatatatatatatatatatatatatatatatatatatatgctgacaCCTGTACAGGTAGTACTCAACAGAAACATCTTGTGTGTGAAAATGGCCTCAGGGTGCATGAGTCATTGAGCGAGTAAGAAGCATCTGGTTTGAAGCGAGAGAACCCCCAGAATTTGTGAATAAAACACGTGGTTCGAGAGTTCGAACATTTGATTGGCTGGATTTTGGTGCAGTCTGATAGAAGTGTCATTGTGACGGAAGGCTGCAGAACCGGGCCATAGGAATTCTGGGGGCGCATTCCGCTTTGTCTCTATGACAACGGCTATATTAGTAAAAGGGTCTGATCCAGATCGAACGTGGCCTGAGAAACGTTAACAACAGCAGCCTTCTCTGTATAAGAAACCCGGACGCCCCAGAGTTTAATTATTACCTATAGTGCCTGTAAGCATATCATCTCGCCTATTATTATTGATGTACACGAATGCTCCTCCTATTCAATCGATGTTCTTGGCAGTGAAGCAGGAGAGGCTGCAGACATGAATGTTAATCTGTGTAAGGCCGTATAGCTCTTAAACTATTTACAATTAAGAAATGCATCAGCAAGCATGAATTAGGCAGCATTATTCCTGAATGAACCTGTAATGTGAAGATCCTTCTTGTTAAGTAAGCTGTTTATGTAAGTGTATACTGCTCGAGCCGTAGCAACCAAGGACGGATGCAGCCCCATGCGGTCGCCGTGGAAACGCCAGCAGCGGGAAGCGAGATCCAGGGATAACTGAACGGACGAAGTCGGCaattaataatttacagtatttcttTCAGCTTTCTGTTTTAGAGATGACTGTCAAAACTATGGTGGGAATGTGGGATTAGTCGCCAGAGAATGCCACAGGCTACATGTGAAGAAGCCTGATTAATACTGAATTCAGAAGGTAGGCGAGAAAGACAACAAGAGATCTACCAGACAGATTCTTTCAACCATTCATGTTTCCACtgaattacaaataaacagaTGCAGTAATGCTACTTACCTGAAAGTTATAATACTGTTAACACAGTTTTTGGCAGATAATtactggacaaaaaaaataacaacaacatacAATTTCAAactaaaagcacattaaatgctaaaaatattaattattattattattgttatttttatttgctcTAAACAATATATCAAGACCCCCCAAAACTTTGACTTCTCTAAAACttatgataataatatttttaataaaaaaagaaaaaaaaaaggaaaaaaaatattgttgttgGGTTTCTATATATGGGGACTTTCCTTTgacataataatatttattctctactaactgtattttcattcccCTAATCCTACTAATTAcacaaaacatttccaaaaaaaaaactaataataataaattcaatcaATTCGACCccacacattaaaaaactgttgAAATTTGCACATAACAGGAGGGTTTCGATTCAATTCAGCATGATTTCAATGACAACAAACTAAAacttaactatgacttttgtctcATTAAACTAATAATTTACTTCTTATTAGTTGTTAAGTTTGGATATGGGGTAGAAtcaagggatctaaaatatgcttAGACACaattaaggcattaatatgtgctttataagtactgataaacagccaatatgctagtatgGATTCTAAAAAGCAACtagtagtgagaattggtccctaaagtttaaccttttcaattttttttttctgtactaaTTAATTTGAAagcagaattatatatatatagtggttgAGAGCCATGGGACTCAAGACCAGTGAGTGGCGCAGGTGTTGCACATTATCACTTACTCCACCAACCTCCATTCCCactcaactctctctctcacacacacacacacacacacacacacacacacacacacacacacacacacacacacacacacacacacacacatgcaattatttttattattattattatttaatgcttttCACCTCAACATTCTGCATAATTTTTCAAACTAAAAGTAAATGAATGGTAAACTGATACTCAGTGAATTGCTGTCCAGCAGCAGGCAGGTCACAGGACTCATGTCCTAATCAAAGTCAAAGAAGGCAATGATTACACCAGTAGCATGAGAAATAATTTTAAGTATAAAACAAACTGCAAACAGAACGTCCTTGGCCCTATACTGTTGTTGCCACTTTGTAAAGAATTATTTtcacagtctctctctttctctttttatcaaaatacaaacacactGGCATCCCAAAGAACCCATACAGCACAGCTGATCTATAAGTTGCCCTCCTAAGGCTGATGTACCAAGTTTAATACATATCATCAGCATTAGCAAGAGTTTGTTTATCTTTGTATTTCAAACCTTTTCAGCAGGGGACTTATGTCTCTCTTTACTGCAGGCTATATTGGTATATACTAATCTTGGCTATGAGATTATTTCTTTGTCCCAGTGCATGCAGTTAGCCCCTCTGAGACACTCAGCTAAAAGTGGAAGACATAATCCACatctttgaaaatataatttgggccaagaaaaaagattaataaaaattaatagaaTAGACCTTAccttagctatatatatatatatatatatatatatatatatatatatatatatatatatatatatatatatatatatatatatatatatatatatatatatacatatatatatatacatatatatatatatatatatatatatatatatatatatatatatatatatatatatatatatatatatcattatacaaCATTATTAGATGCCCATGCCATTAAATTGTACCTGAAATAACAAAATCTATTCA
This genomic window from Carassius gibelio isolate Cgi1373 ecotype wild population from Czech Republic chromosome A6, carGib1.2-hapl.c, whole genome shotgun sequence contains:
- the LOC128015401 gene encoding cyclin-dependent kinase 5 activator 1-like; this translates as MGTVLSISPTSRKGGILDEKTDGASGKTEKSLKRHSVLLSALTWKRLVAASAKKKSAKKVNPNPPVSQINNPVDQLNTDNLKKSQSGSERKTKPGPLAVPVPTVPDKSLRSNQTQNASQNGKQLLSVQRQPSSRSIISPRRVIVQASTGELLRCLSEFMCRRCYKLKELSPNEIILWFRNVDRSLLIQGWQDQGFITPANMVFVYLLCREAVTEDISSEYELQATFLTCLYLAYSYMGNEISYPLKPFLVETNKEVFWERSLRIIDKMSAKMLQINSDPHFFTEVFQDLKNEGGSSDTNGRWNNNLDR